One genomic window of Ruminococcus gauvreauii includes the following:
- a CDS encoding acyl-CoA--6-aminopenicillanic acid acyl-transferase, which yields MSIFPYIEIEGTSYEIGYQEGENFREQIQGSIACYKKMFMDYSSLEWGRAKELSRKFIEVIRDYNADYLEEIRGVADGSGFEFEDILALNCRSELVFVGKEFDKQDGGCTSIGITRERALNGEALCAHNWDWKTSQRANMVMMKIHQKNGKPTIFMVTEAGIIGKTGFNSAGLNVYLNALSTDQAPSGLPLHIAMRAVMDCETLAEALTEVTRMPLGCCANFMLGHRNGECVDVEIENADFDVLYPKDGIIVHTNHFLSSRLPIPPRKDTTKYKLADSFVRLGRADKLLRRMGNYISADDIKEVLRDHVEFPNSICRHDNPKVLEGLRMGTVFSMIVNLTAGDIYFCKGSPCETEYEHYHI from the coding sequence ATGAGTATTTTCCCCTATATTGAAATTGAAGGAACTTCTTATGAAATCGGATATCAGGAAGGTGAAAACTTCCGTGAACAGATTCAGGGAAGCATTGCGTGTTATAAAAAAATGTTTATGGACTATTCAAGCCTGGAGTGGGGCAGGGCAAAGGAACTTTCCAGGAAATTTATCGAAGTGATCAGAGATTACAATGCAGACTATCTGGAGGAGATTCGGGGAGTAGCCGATGGTTCCGGATTTGAGTTTGAAGATATCCTGGCGCTGAACTGCCGCAGTGAGCTCGTGTTTGTGGGAAAGGAATTTGACAAACAGGACGGCGGCTGTACGTCCATCGGCATTACCCGCGAAAGAGCTCTGAACGGCGAGGCGCTCTGTGCCCATAACTGGGACTGGAAGACCAGCCAGAGGGCCAATATGGTCATGATGAAAATTCATCAGAAGAATGGGAAACCGACCATTTTTATGGTCACGGAGGCGGGTATCATCGGAAAGACCGGATTCAACAGTGCAGGCCTGAATGTCTATCTGAATGCCCTGTCCACGGACCAGGCGCCGAGCGGACTTCCCCTGCATATCGCCATGCGGGCGGTCATGGACTGTGAGACGCTGGCAGAGGCGTTGACAGAGGTAACCCGTATGCCGCTTGGCTGCTGTGCAAACTTTATGCTCGGCCACAGGAACGGGGAGTGTGTTGATGTAGAGATAGAAAATGCAGATTTCGATGTCTTATACCCAAAAGACGGAATCATCGTGCATACGAATCATTTCCTGAGTTCCAGACTGCCGATACCTCCGAGAAAGGATACGACAAAATATAAGCTGGCTGACAGTTTTGTCAGGCTGGGAAGGGCTGACAAACTGCTGCGAAGAATGGGAAATTATATCAGTGCAGATGACATTAAGGAAGTTTTGAGGGATCATGTGGAGTTTCCAAACTCGATCTGCCGTCACGATAATCCAAAAGTTTTGGAGGGACTGCGTATGGGAACTGTATTTTCCATGATCGTGAATCTGACAGCGGGGGATATCTATTTCTGCAAAGGAAGCCCCTGTGAAACGGAATATGAACATTATCATATCTGA
- a CDS encoding DUF1097 domain-containing protein, giving the protein MEKIKKLTPIALFVGLQACSVQLLDILFHGIFPPAANLGFSAIVFLAWPTYFMSGCNIKGGIKSFVAFIVGIVAGIIIFVMGGLFGALGAFASVPAVFIVAWLLFYYELLPGVFNHLAACYISCGTFFLFMNYVPGATFVNCFITEMVYLTIGLFYGWMTIAFRGWVEGRQNK; this is encoded by the coding sequence ATGGAAAAAATAAAAAAACTTACACCGATTGCACTTTTTGTAGGCCTTCAGGCATGTTCCGTACAGTTACTGGATATTTTATTCCATGGAATATTTCCGCCGGCTGCCAACCTGGGATTTTCAGCGATCGTATTTCTCGCATGGCCTACATATTTCATGTCGGGCTGCAATATTAAAGGCGGAATCAAATCCTTTGTTGCGTTTATTGTGGGCATTGTGGCGGGTATCATTATCTTTGTGATGGGAGGGCTGTTCGGGGCACTTGGCGCCTTTGCGTCGGTGCCGGCTGTTTTCATTGTCGCATGGCTGTTATTCTATTATGAACTGCTGCCCGGAGTATTTAACCATCTTGCGGCATGTTACATTTCCTGCGGTACGTTTTTTCTGTTCATGAATTACGTGCCGGGAGCCACATTTGTAAACTGTTTTATTACAGAAATGGTTTATCTGACGATCGGATTATTTTACGGATGGATGACCATTGCTTTCAGAGGCTGGGTTGAGGGAAGACAAAATAAGTAA
- a CDS encoding CobW family GTP-binding protein — protein MEGVRGMDDRIPVTVLTGFLGSGKTTLLQRLLSCEDGAGVAVIVNELGEVSLDHLFVQKLTESTIVLKNGCICCTMREDLQTGLRELIDNRDRGLIAPFDRVVIETTGLADPTPIAMTLDGDLLLKRQVRLANIIATIDAMFGADQLREHEESMRQAAIADRLVLTKTDIASKEETARTREKIHAVNPMAVVLDACSLESLWTQLFDIDPFDPRTKSSEVQHWLKRLPSIEVLKSSRSSGRYQGKNGKNVMIRGYHKDKNEEGGEIQTFAIRTEKPLNWTAFAIWLSALLHRHGNRILRIKGLLNVPGALGPVVLNAVQSHITPPMHLDEWPDEDHTSRIVFIVQGLSPGLIQKSLDCFLSVLE, from the coding sequence ATGGAAGGAGTGAGAGGGATGGATGACAGAATTCCGGTTACGGTATTAACAGGATTTCTGGGAAGTGGTAAAACCACACTCTTACAGCGTTTACTGAGCTGCGAGGACGGAGCAGGGGTTGCGGTGATCGTCAACGAGCTGGGCGAGGTATCTCTGGACCACCTCTTTGTGCAGAAACTGACGGAGAGTACGATCGTGCTGAAAAACGGCTGTATCTGCTGTACCATGCGGGAAGACCTTCAGACAGGACTGAGGGAACTGATCGATAACCGGGACCGCGGCCTGATCGCTCCGTTTGACCGTGTGGTCATAGAAACCACCGGACTGGCAGATCCTACGCCGATCGCCATGACACTGGACGGAGATCTGCTGCTGAAGAGGCAGGTTCGTCTTGCCAATATCATTGCAACAATCGATGCGATGTTTGGTGCAGACCAGCTCCGCGAACATGAAGAAAGTATGCGGCAGGCTGCCATTGCGGACCGTCTGGTGCTCACGAAAACAGATATCGCATCGAAAGAGGAGACCGCGCGCACACGGGAAAAGATTCATGCAGTCAATCCGATGGCGGTGGTGCTGGATGCCTGCAGCTTAGAATCTCTCTGGACACAGTTGTTTGATATCGATCCCTTTGATCCCAGGACGAAGTCTTCGGAAGTTCAGCACTGGCTGAAACGGCTGCCATCGATCGAGGTTCTGAAGTCCAGTCGTTCATCCGGCAGGTATCAGGGGAAGAACGGAAAGAATGTCATGATCCGGGGATATCATAAGGATAAAAATGAAGAGGGAGGCGAGATTCAGACATTTGCCATTCGTACAGAAAAACCTCTGAACTGGACAGCATTTGCGATTTGGCTGTCAGCACTGCTGCACCGCCATGGCAATCGTATTCTGCGAATCAAGGGGCTGCTGAATGTTCCCGGAGCGCTGGGACCGGTCGTGCTGAATGCAGTGCAGAGTCATATCACACCGCCGATGCATCTGGATGAATGGCCGGATGAGGATCATACGTCGCGCATTGTCTTTATCGTGCAGGGGCTTTCTCCTGGTTTGATACAAAAATCACTGGACTGTTTTCTTTCTGTGTTGGAATAG
- a CDS encoding polysaccharide deacetylase family protein, whose protein sequence is MSTNKDIKICINPHFDAVSLWIGSWGGEDSPCDISRGVHGAKRGVPRLIDLFNRCSIPVTWGVTGHSMESFPKAADMICDRVNNAGDEIAIHGYVHENPLAMTRQQEADVLDRTFGVIEKLSGKKPVGYQAPWWELSKNTVELLFERGITYDSSLMEDDYWPYYVRIGDSWTKINYNGPAEDWMKPWVPGKEVDLVEIPCSWHLDDAPPMMFVKASSNSHGWVTGTALGEIWQDQFDWVYRHYDYAVINITIHPDVSGCKPHVLMMLERLIDHMRRHDGVSFCTLEDAAADYRRRVPFGTKDDLGVVSGLHV, encoded by the coding sequence ATGAGTACTAACAAAGACATTAAGATCTGTATCAACCCTCATTTCGATGCCGTTTCTCTCTGGATCGGATCCTGGGGAGGCGAGGATTCTCCCTGTGATATCTCACGCGGTGTGCACGGTGCAAAACGTGGCGTTCCGCGGCTGATCGATCTGTTTAACCGCTGCAGTATTCCGGTAACCTGGGGTGTGACCGGCCATTCTATGGAAAGTTTTCCAAAGGCAGCAGACATGATCTGTGACCGTGTGAACAATGCCGGTGATGAGATTGCGATCCACGGATACGTTCACGAAAATCCGCTGGCGATGACGAGACAGCAGGAGGCGGATGTTCTGGACCGTACATTCGGTGTGATTGAAAAATTATCCGGAAAAAAACCTGTGGGATATCAGGCGCCCTGGTGGGAGCTGAGCAAAAATACGGTGGAGCTTCTGTTTGAGCGCGGCATCACGTATGACAGCAGCCTGATGGAAGATGATTACTGGCCGTACTATGTACGTATCGGTGACAGCTGGACAAAGATCAACTACAACGGACCGGCGGAAGACTGGATGAAACCATGGGTGCCGGGAAAAGAAGTGGATCTCGTGGAAATCCCCTGCAGCTGGCATCTGGATGATGCACCGCCGATGATGTTTGTAAAGGCATCCTCCAACAGCCACGGCTGGGTAACAGGAACGGCGCTCGGTGAGATCTGGCAGGATCAGTTTGACTGGGTATACCGTCATTATGACTATGCAGTCATCAATATCACGATCCATCCGGATGTTTCCGGATGTAAACCGCACGTCCTCATGATGCTGGAGCGCCTGATCGATCATATGAGGCGTCATGACGGCGTAAGCTTCTGTACTCTGGAAGATGCGGCTGCCGACTACCGCAGACGTGTTCCTTTCGGAACAAAGGATGATCTGGGAGTTGTCAGTGGTCTTCACGTATAA
- a CDS encoding serine hydrolase domain-containing protein, whose product MTLVKKFMEDVDKNDFFVLAAQVRRDGEIADEWTRFEAKPRFELYSVGKTFIGAAAGLALEEGLITLDERVMGSFPEASYDITNENAAGITVRDLLTMRTGLSETMFWRDGYERKHVRDWVRFFYTDGKFDQKPGSAFLYNNANPYILGCLIEKKCGQNMREYLRYRLFEPIGIHNVEWTSCPMGHTIAANALQLNIDEVGRFGQLLVNGGVFNGKRILSEEYVKDMTTSYSTTGEFIPGDPPAAAGYGYQTWIDPVNHASYMWGIFGQYCVMLPEKNAVVSVISLEKSDGGSNGIYATSPLRKLIWEDLVTQV is encoded by the coding sequence ATGACATTGGTAAAAAAGTTTATGGAGGACGTGGACAAAAATGATTTTTTCGTCCTGGCGGCACAGGTGCGCAGGGATGGGGAGATCGCGGACGAGTGGACCCGGTTTGAAGCGAAGCCGCGGTTTGAACTGTATTCTGTCGGTAAGACTTTTATTGGAGCTGCTGCAGGACTTGCGCTGGAGGAAGGGCTGATCACATTGGATGAGCGTGTGATGGGCAGCTTTCCTGAGGCCAGTTACGATATCACCAATGAAAATGCAGCGGGTATTACGGTACGGGATCTTCTGACGATGCGGACCGGTCTGAGTGAAACAATGTTCTGGCGGGATGGTTATGAGAGGAAGCATGTCCGTGACTGGGTACGATTCTTCTATACGGACGGGAAATTTGATCAGAAACCGGGATCAGCCTTTCTGTACAACAATGCAAATCCCTATATACTGGGATGCCTGATTGAGAAAAAGTGCGGGCAGAATATGCGTGAGTATCTTCGCTATCGTCTGTTTGAGCCAATCGGCATTCACAATGTGGAATGGACCAGCTGCCCGATGGGGCACACGATTGCGGCAAATGCACTGCAGCTGAATATCGATGAGGTCGGACGCTTCGGTCAGCTGCTGGTCAATGGCGGTGTATTTAATGGAAAACGGATCCTTTCTGAAGAATATGTAAAAGACATGACGACTTCTTACTCCACAACGGGAGAATTCATTCCCGGCGATCCGCCGGCTGCGGCGGGATACGGTTATCAGACCTGGATCGATCCGGTCAATCATGCGTCGTATATGTGGGGAATCTTCGGGCAGTATTGTGTCATGCTACCGGAAAAAAATGCGGTAGTCAGCGTGATTTCTCTTGAAAAATCCGATGGCGGGTCCAACGGCATTTATGCCACATCACCGCTTCGTAAGCTGATCTGGGAGGATCTGGTGACACAGGTTTAA
- a CDS encoding cytochrome c biogenesis CcdA family protein, which translates to MTEILNTLAELMKEHLWIAPLLSFIAGILTSFTPCSLSSVPVVVAYIGSSAGDDGRKALRLSLTMAFGMALTFGTFGTLASAIGHLFHDIGMWWHMLLGVLMLLMALQLWGVISVIPHCHRQEAVKKGYIGALTAGVLSGIFASHCATPVMIALLALAAESENTGWGIFLLALYAVGHSILTVAAGCGYSAADRWIHDPKYERISRKLRALLAIAIGLLGVIMIGFAFLSD; encoded by the coding sequence ATGACAGAGATTCTGAACACACTGGCGGAGCTGATGAAAGAACATCTGTGGATTGCGCCGCTGTTATCTTTCATCGCAGGCATACTGACATCTTTTACCCCATGCTCCCTGTCAAGTGTCCCGGTAGTCGTTGCATATATCGGCAGTTCTGCCGGTGATGACGGCAGAAAGGCGCTGAGGCTGTCGCTTACCATGGCGTTTGGAATGGCGCTGACATTCGGGACTTTCGGTACACTGGCTTCCGCAATCGGCCATTTGTTTCATGATATTGGGATGTGGTGGCACATGCTGCTGGGAGTATTGATGCTTCTGATGGCTCTGCAGCTGTGGGGAGTCATATCGGTCATACCACACTGTCATCGACAGGAAGCAGTAAAGAAGGGATATATTGGCGCGCTGACAGCGGGTGTTTTGAGCGGGATATTTGCCTCACACTGTGCCACCCCGGTGATGATCGCTCTGCTTGCTCTGGCGGCGGAATCAGAAAACACGGGATGGGGAATCTTTTTGCTGGCACTGTATGCGGTCGGCCACAGTATCCTGACTGTCGCTGCCGGATGCGGATACAGCGCAGCGGACCGATGGATACACGATCCCAAGTATGAAAGAATCAGCAGGAAGCTGCGTGCCTTATTGGCAATCGCCATTGGATTACTGGGTGTAATCATGATCGGCTTTGCATTCTTATCTGATTAA
- a CDS encoding DUF6144 family protein — MFDIRKIQEKAIYEAVKTESSEDIANEVVFGKEQLENSEKAKAAGLFCKDGELFLQFGFCPCPMLEGVEKLETNTWCQCTAGYSKTLFEKAFDCNADVELLKSIKMGDEVCLMKIILHNPKWQ; from the coding sequence ATGTTTGATATCAGAAAAATTCAAGAGAAAGCAATTTATGAAGCAGTGAAAACAGAAAGCAGTGAGGATATTGCGAATGAGGTAGTGTTTGGTAAAGAACAACTTGAAAATTCGGAGAAGGCGAAGGCGGCAGGTCTTTTCTGTAAAGACGGCGAACTTTTTCTGCAGTTTGGATTTTGCCCCTGCCCGATGCTTGAGGGCGTGGAAAAATTAGAGACAAATACATGGTGTCAGTGTACTGCCGGTTACAGTAAAACTCTTTTTGAAAAGGCATTTGACTGTAATGCTGATGTTGAGCTGCTGAAAAGTATAAAGATGGGCGATGAAGTATGTCTGATGAAGATTATTCTGCACAACCCTAAATGGCAGTGA
- a CDS encoding AraC family transcriptional regulator — MDRKKLVDQSIDYIMRHLDEDLSLDSISAHFYVSKYHFSRMFKEETGESIYAFIKRCRVDQSAIDMKLIPTKTITDIGLDYGYSSSNYSSLFRKHHNMSPAMYKRSIPTHSMPVPFTPDRVVHFRTAEEYAAHIEIQELEDFFVIYERFIGSYLDIEKHWFQFFDKYHSFMNEKTVPIERFFHDPAITDPSQCICDICMTVEPDCGMDNVMWIRGGRWIVYHFDGEIKDIFETLQGVFNVWLPHSGYRMAQRYGLNIYRRIDRDDHSVVMDLCIPVL, encoded by the coding sequence ATGGACAGGAAAAAACTTGTTGATCAAAGCATTGATTATATTATGCGGCATTTAGATGAGGATTTATCGCTGGACAGCATATCTGCTCATTTTTATGTATCAAAATATCATTTTAGCCGTATGTTCAAAGAAGAAACCGGCGAAAGCATTTATGCGTTTATTAAACGCTGCAGGGTTGACCAGAGTGCAATTGATATGAAACTTATTCCGACGAAAACAATTACGGATATCGGCCTTGATTATGGATATAGTTCATCCAACTATAGTTCGTTATTCAGAAAGCACCATAATATGTCTCCTGCCATGTACAAGCGGTCAATACCAACACACAGTATGCCCGTTCCCTTTACGCCGGATCGGGTTGTGCACTTCAGGACAGCTGAAGAATATGCCGCACATATAGAAATTCAGGAGCTTGAAGATTTTTTCGTGATATATGAGCGATTTATTGGAAGCTATTTGGATATTGAAAAACACTGGTTTCAGTTTTTTGATAAATATCATTCGTTTATGAATGAGAAAACAGTCCCGATAGAGCGCTTTTTTCATGATCCGGCTATTACAGATCCATCACAGTGTATTTGTGATATCTGCATGACGGTAGAACCGGATTGTGGCATGGATAATGTCATGTGGATCAGAGGCGGCAGATGGATTGTATATCATTTTGACGGAGAAATCAAAGACATTTTTGAGACATTGCAGGGAGTTTTCAACGTTTGGCTGCCTCACAGCGGTTATCGCATGGCGCAAAGATATGGATTAAATATTTATCGCCGCATTGACAGGGACGATCACAGCGTTGTTATGGATTTATGTATTCCTGTTTTGTAA
- a CDS encoding LysR family transcriptional regulator, producing MLNVRTIDRLLVIEKYGSIAKAADELHVSRSALVQQIKQIEADVGFEIFSRDHKGVYVTEEGKYFLEENQILLRKYEQVLKQCRNSQDSEKERVVIGSIPNLKPILLSDICREFKQTHPNVKIEFRDFAPEEYFKEFQKGSFDICAEYMMNYYYPDTTDVQFTALLETRFSCAVLPDHRLADRKIIRFEDLRGERLLIYHRGIARCEDHLRDYILCNEPEIQLADIVSYDSMLHLKCDIEKSVLLTYARYEDSFSEFQIIPTDWEIPIILGIGCHRICRPVIQEFVKTAERICR from the coding sequence ATGCTGAACGTCAGAACCATCGACCGGTTACTGGTCATTGAAAAATACGGAAGTATCGCAAAGGCTGCAGATGAACTGCATGTATCCAGATCAGCATTGGTGCAGCAGATTAAACAGATTGAAGCAGATGTGGGATTTGAGATTTTTTCCAGGGATCACAAGGGTGTGTATGTGACGGAAGAGGGAAAATATTTTCTGGAAGAGAATCAGATACTTCTGAGAAAATATGAACAGGTATTAAAGCAATGCCGGAACAGTCAGGACAGTGAAAAAGAAAGGGTTGTGATCGGATCCATACCGAACCTGAAGCCGATTCTGCTGTCAGATATCTGCCGGGAGTTTAAACAGACACATCCGAACGTGAAGATTGAATTTCGGGATTTTGCCCCGGAGGAATATTTTAAAGAGTTTCAGAAGGGCAGCTTTGATATCTGTGCGGAATATATGATGAATTATTATTATCCGGATACTACGGATGTTCAGTTTACCGCTCTGCTGGAAACACGGTTTTCCTGTGCAGTTCTACCGGATCATCGGCTGGCGGACAGAAAGATCATTCGTTTTGAAGATCTCAGGGGAGAAAGGCTGCTGATCTATCATCGGGGCATCGCCAGGTGCGAGGACCATCTGAGAGACTATATACTCTGCAATGAACCAGAGATTCAGCTGGCGGATATCGTCAGCTATGACAGCATGCTCCATCTGAAATGTGATATTGAGAAATCCGTGCTGCTGACCTATGCCAGATATGAAGACAGTTTCTCTGAATTTCAGATTATTCCGACGGACTGGGAAATTCCCATTATACTGGGGATTGGCTGTCATCGGATCTGCCGTCCTGTGATACAGGAATTTGTGAAGACAGCCGAACGGATCTGCCGGTAA
- a CDS encoding FadR/GntR family transcriptional regulator — MAELSRNLKIKKPSAPDLVCEEMKSLISQGIWQKGQRIPSESEMADAFGVNRFTVRMALQKLNTLGVLQTKVGDGTYVCCFDLEKHLQTISEFYMTPELLDDVAEFRSMIEVECARLAVKRATHDEIEALRFCCQDFEEKVITYVSTPHKSPRRKLLLTALNDSDIELHSQLCKMSHNELLIYAYSTAKEAIREYTLTLGHRRLIHLSFTDDIPTIKDHWSLCRAIENRDFDTCRNILLEMIDYRNTEN; from the coding sequence ATGGCAGAGTTAAGCAGGAATTTGAAAATCAAAAAACCATCCGCTCCTGATCTGGTATGTGAGGAAATGAAATCCCTGATCTCTCAGGGAATCTGGCAGAAAGGGCAGAGAATCCCATCAGAAAGTGAAATGGCCGATGCCTTTGGCGTCAACCGTTTTACCGTCAGAATGGCACTGCAGAAATTAAACACGCTCGGCGTTCTTCAGACAAAAGTCGGAGACGGAACCTATGTCTGTTGTTTTGATTTAGAAAAGCACCTGCAGACAATCTCCGAGTTCTATATGACTCCGGAGCTACTCGACGATGTTGCCGAGTTTCGATCCATGATCGAAGTTGAGTGCGCACGGCTGGCTGTCAAAAGGGCAACCCACGATGAAATCGAAGCACTGCGGTTCTGCTGTCAGGATTTTGAAGAAAAGGTCATCACTTACGTCTCAACTCCCCATAAATCCCCGCGCCGGAAACTGCTCCTGACAGCGTTAAATGACAGCGACATCGAGCTTCACAGCCAGTTGTGTAAAATGTCTCACAATGAACTGCTGATCTATGCATATTCGACAGCAAAGGAAGCAATCCGTGAATACACTCTGACCCTTGGCCACCGCCGTCTGATTCATCTGTCCTTCACGGATGATATCCCTACCATTAAAGATCACTGGAGTCTCTGCCGTGCTATCGAAAACAGGGATTTTGATACCTGCAGAAACATTCTGCTGGAAATGATCGATTACCGAAATACTGAGAATTAA
- a CDS encoding sugar ABC transporter substrate-binding protein yields the protein MKKRMVKRLLAMLTVSVLCVGMLAGCGGKKEESTGGGDSGSEASAEEGGSDDAEKSGDYVYRVGFANIDNADNCCYPAMQKFVEYVESDEFAKSVGADKVEALTADSAKDIEKQTTNVETLLSKGVDMMFIIGVDTQGNTTAVKACNEEGVPVFMVGTEASGGEWKFIGFDEKALGLGQGKWCAENLPENANICYLQGTPGREATLLREEGFMEGISSRDDLTVLSSQTGEFETATAMQVTEDWIQTYGDKIDCIVGADGKMIVGAVEALKAAGMSDDVTTVGVVSVEDDGYLVKNGEQKYAIFVSWPSIGTLCGEIAEKVYKGEEIEERTNIEMSDMTQDNYEELIATTR from the coding sequence ATGAAAAAAAGAATGGTGAAACGGTTATTGGCAATGCTGACTGTGTCGGTACTCTGCGTCGGGATGCTCGCAGGATGCGGCGGTAAGAAAGAGGAGAGCACCGGCGGCGGTGACAGCGGCAGCGAAGCGTCCGCTGAAGAAGGCGGATCAGATGATGCCGAAAAGAGCGGGGACTACGTATACCGTGTGGGATTTGCAAACATTGACAATGCGGACAACTGCTGTTATCCGGCGATGCAGAAATTCGTAGAGTATGTGGAGAGCGATGAATTTGCCAAATCAGTAGGCGCGGACAAAGTAGAGGCCCTCACGGCTGACTCCGCGAAAGATATCGAAAAACAGACGACAAACGTTGAGACATTGCTCAGCAAAGGCGTGGATATGATGTTTATCATCGGTGTTGATACACAGGGAAATACAACAGCAGTCAAAGCCTGCAATGAAGAAGGCGTGCCGGTATTCATGGTCGGCACCGAGGCATCCGGCGGCGAATGGAAATTCATTGGGTTCGATGAGAAGGCTCTTGGGCTGGGACAGGGTAAATGGTGTGCAGAAAACCTGCCGGAGAACGCAAACATCTGCTATCTGCAGGGTACTCCGGGACGTGAAGCCACACTTCTGCGTGAAGAAGGGTTTATGGAAGGAATCTCTTCCCGCGACGACCTGACGGTTCTTTCTTCCCAGACAGGTGAGTTTGAAACAGCCACAGCAATGCAGGTTACAGAAGACTGGATCCAGACATATGGTGACAAGATTGACTGTATCGTCGGTGCTGACGGCAAGATGATCGTCGGTGCTGTGGAAGCCCTGAAGGCAGCCGGTATGTCTGATGATGTTACAACGGTAGGCGTTGTGAGCGTAGAAGATGACGGTTATCTGGTAAAGAACGGCGAGCAGAAATATGCAATCTTTGTGAGCTGGCCAAGCATCGGAACCCTGTGCGGCGAGATCGCAGAGAAGGTTTATAAGGGCGAAGAGATCGAAGAACGTACGAATATCGAAATGTCTGATATGACTCAGGACAATTACGAAGAATTGATCGCAACAACAAGATAA
- a CDS encoding ABC transporter permease, with the protein MTNTKTNKKWSVAEIYSRFGIFIILVIAVIVASFLSDAFFTTRNLSNIIRQNAVIMIIAFGSQMVLITGGCDLSPGSVCALSGVISTMVMVSTGNPVISLVVGILIGAFCGFINGLVITSCGIPDFIMTLASQFICRGAVLAITQAQPISGFDESYTVFGQGYVGPIPVPTIILILVLIFYWVLMNRRRFGRYVYAVGGNTDAARASGINTKKVKTQAYLFAGAAAGLAGVILMSRMNSGQPNGGEQYEFDAITAAIIGGTSMNGGTGKVYGVVVGALFVGVLLNIMTQMDVSAYWQKIVKGLIIALAVIIDVQVRKTRKA; encoded by the coding sequence ATGACAAATACAAAAACGAATAAAAAATGGAGTGTGGCTGAGATTTACAGCCGGTTTGGTATCTTTATCATATTAGTAATAGCAGTGATTGTAGCATCGTTCTTGAGTGATGCATTCTTTACAACACGGAACCTGAGCAATATCATCCGCCAGAATGCGGTTATCATGATCATTGCGTTTGGTTCACAGATGGTACTCATCACAGGCGGATGTGATCTGTCACCTGGGTCTGTCTGTGCACTGTCGGGTGTTATTTCCACAATGGTCATGGTATCTACAGGAAATCCTGTGATCTCGCTTGTGGTTGGTATTTTAATCGGTGCGTTCTGCGGATTTATCAATGGTCTGGTCATTACATCCTGCGGGATCCCGGATTTTATCATGACGCTGGCTTCACAGTTCATCTGCCGCGGCGCTGTTCTTGCAATTACACAGGCACAGCCGATTTCCGGATTTGATGAAAGTTATACCGTGTTCGGGCAGGGATATGTTGGCCCGATACCGGTCCCGACTATTATTTTGATCTTAGTACTCATTTTCTACTGGGTTCTGATGAACCGCCGCCGCTTCGGGCGTTACGTATACGCAGTGGGCGGAAACACGGATGCGGCGAGAGCTTCCGGTATCAATACGAAGAAAGTTAAAACTCAGGCTTATCTGTTCGCGGGAGCCGCAGCAGGACTTGCAGGCGTCATCCTGATGAGCCGTATGAACTCCGGCCAGCCAAACGGCGGTGAGCAGTATGAGTTTGATGCGATTACAGCGGCAATCATCGGTGGTACTTCCATGAACGGCGGTACCGGTAAGGTATACGGTGTCGTAGTCGGCGCCCTGTTTGTCGGAGTGCTGCTCAATATTATGACACAGATGGACGTCTCTGCATACTGGCAGAAGATTGTAAAAGGCCTTATCATCGCGCTGGCAGTTATCATTGATGTGCAGGTGCGCAAAACCAGGAAGGCATAA